A window of Phycisphaerae bacterium genomic DNA:
CGGCTTGGGCATCGAGAACTGGAATTGCACTTCCTCGCCGAAGGGGTAATCGGTCGTCTCGCGGACGCCGATTTCGGTGCCGTCGCCGACCTTGACGGCGAGTTCGCTGGGGGCGTAAAAGACTGCCGCCAGGCCGTTTCCGGGCGTGGCCATCCAGAGGTGTTCCAGGAAGTAGGGCCAGCCGAAGGCCACGTTGTGCTGGCAGCAGCGATGCTGCTCGTAAGGACTGTAGGAACAGGTGTCGCCGTTGTTCTCGACCATTGGTGACTTGTCGGCCCGGTCGCACTGGACCATGTTGGGAGCGGTCAGGTAGTGAAGTGACATGAAATCCGGTCCCGTCGAGGCCGGGAAGGAGTTGTAGGCCACATCCTCGCAGCGATCGGCCCACAGGGTCTTGCCGGTGATTCGAACCAGCATCTCACTGCTGAACATGAACTCGACCATCGAGCAGGTCTCTGCCGCCTGCCGTGGTCCGGTGTATCCCTCGCGGCAGTTCTCGTCCGCCCCGAACATGCCGCCGGGGACTTGGCCGTAGGCGTCCATGACCTCCTGATAGTTTCTATTAGTAGCTTGCAGATGCGCAGGGTCGTTGCTTTGCCGGTAATACTGAGCCGGTTCGCGGAAGCACTGGCAGATGTTGACCCCGTGCCAGCTGGCAATGCCGTTGACCCAATCGGAGGTGCGCTCATGATTCACGCGAGCCAGCTCGAGCAGCCAGCTCTCGCCGGTCCGGTTGTACAACCAGTAGATGCTGTCGAGGTTGTCGCCACCGCGGATGGACTGCCACCATTCGCGACAGGTGTAGCCGAACTTGGCGTAGGAGTAGAGTCTCTCCGGCGGGATGCTCGCCATCCAGCGGAAGTATCGGGTCATGGCGGGCAGGATTCGCGGATCGCTGGTGGCCTCGTGCCAGGTACGCAGCGCGAAGAGGACGCACATGTTGGACCAGAGGTCGCCGTGCTGGCGGTTGACTTCGGGGCCGAAGTAGCCGTCCGGGCGCTGGCCGGCGAGAATGGCATTCACCCACCGCCTGGCTTGTTCCACGATGTCCGGGCGGGCGATCGCAAAACCGAGGGATACGAGCCCTTTGAGCCAGTAGGGCATTTCCTCCCAGGGGTTTTGACCTTCACCCCTGGGGTCAGCCCAGGCGCTGGTGACCAGGTTGCACCATGGGCTGATCTCGGGCAGGCGGCCGACCATTCCCCGGGCCATCAGGTCGAGTTGGTGACGGAGCCAGCCGTCCGGCCTGATCTGGCCGGCGGGCAGTTTGACCAGGGGGTTGACCCCGAGTGGGGCCCGGTTGTTGATATAGAAGTCGCTGAGCCCCGAAGAGGGCAGAGTTTCCAGCACTTGCATTCTGGGTCGCTCCAGCCATGGACTCCCGGGCGACCGGCCAGTTGGCCGGTGGTCGCCTCTCCGAGCCCGGGTTCACTCTGGCTCGATGGGCTGCATTCTACAGTGTGGGTAGGGCGGTTGTGAAGGGAGCGGATCAGCAGGCTTTGCCTCGGCCTGGCATCCCGCGGCTAGGATCAGCAGGGCATCGAAAGGGGCCACGGCTCGGGGACGCTGAACCGTGGCCCCTTATCGAATCGGTCTGTGGACCGCCTCGTCGGGCTCTTACAGCAGACCGTCCTTCTTGGCCATCAGCTTCAAGAGGTCGATGACGCGGCAGGAGTAGCCCATCTCGTTGTCGTACCAGGAGATGAGCTTGAAGAAGTTGGAGTTCAGCTCGATGCATGCCGTGGCATCGTAGATGCTCGACAGGGAGCAACCGATGAAATCGCTGCTGACGACCGGCTCCTCCGTGTAGCCGAGAATGCCCTTCATGCGACCCTCAGAGGCGGCTTTCATGGCCGCGCTGATGTCCTTCAGCGAGGTGGCTTTCTCGGTGCGAACGGTCAGGTCCACGGCGGAGACGTCTGCGGTCGGAATGCGGAAGGCCATGCCGGTGAGCTTGCCCTTCACCTCGGGAATACAGAGGCTGACGGCCTTGGCGGCGCCGGTCGATGCCGGGATCGCGTTCTGGCCGGCGCCACGGCCGCCGCGGAGGTCCTTCTTGCTCGGCCCGTCCACCGTCGGTTGAGTTGCGGTCATGGCATGGATCGTAGTCATGAGACCTTCGGCCACACCAAAGTTGTCCAGGACGACCTTGACGATCGGAGCCAGGCAGTTCGTGGTGCAACTCGCGTTCGAGACGATGGTGTCCTTGGCCTTGTCGAACTTCTCCTCGTTGACACCCATCACCAAGGTCGAGATGTCTTTGTCCTTGGCGGGCGCCGAAATGAGGACCCGCTTGGCCCCGGCGGTCAGGTGCTTGGTCGCACCCGCTCGGTCGGTGAACTTGCCTGTGGACTCGACCACGTAGTCGACCTTGAGATCCTTCCAGGGAAGCTGGGCGGGATCCAGGATGGAGCAACAAGGGATCTTCTTGCCAGCCACGACGACGTTCTCGCCTTGAGCACTGATATTGACCTTGGCACGCCCATGGGTTGAGTCATACTTCAACAAGTAGGCCAGGTTTTCAGCAGGTACCACATCGTTGATGCCGACGAACTCGATGTCCTTGTCGGTCAAGGCAGCTCGCATCACCAGGCGGCCGATACGGCCGAATCCATTGATTCCAACGCGCAAAGCCATTACATCATCTCCTGCCGGTCACAAACCGGTTGAACCGAGACTCTGAAACACACCGCCCGCGTCAGCCGGGCGCCGGCCGTTCCCCGCGGGTTCAACGGGCAAACAGGATAAGAGGGTTGTCGAGCGGGGTCAAGGAGGGGGCCTTGCCGATGGGTCGAACGGGGAGGGCCACCTTGGGGACGGGCGAGAGGTGAGGGCGGATCGGTGGTGCCCTTGGGCGCCCTGCGGCGTTGGCAGGATTCAGGCGTCCTGCCACGCCCGGTCAATCGCCCGCTTGCACTTGCGGCAAGCGTCGTAGGGGTCGGGCACCTCCCACTCGTCTACCATGATCCAGCCACGGAAACCTCCTTGCTTGAGGATGCTCAGCCCCTTGGCGCAGTCGGTTTTGCCATCGCCGCAGGCGAGGTGTTTGGATGTGGCCCCATCTCGAAGCGTGCCGTCGGTGTCGCAGAAATGGACGTAGCCGATGCTGCTCACCCCCACACGTTGCAGCAATTCCTCTGGTCTGCCGGTGGCCCCGTTCATCTGATCGAAGTGGCTCGGGTCGTAGATGCCTTTCAAGGCCGGGTGGTTCGCCCCGTGCAAGATGCGCAGGTAGTGATCGGCCGTATTGAAGACAAACACAGGTTCGATCTCGAAACACACCAGCAGGCCGAGATCACCGGCGATCTTGCCGGCTTCGCCGAAGGTCCGAGCCAGCAGATCGATGGCCTGATCAAGAGTCTGGCCGCGCAGCCCGCCTCCCGGCCACACTCCGAGGCAATCGCAGCCGATGGCCTTGGCCAGTCGGGCACGATCGCGGAACTCGTTCAGCCACGCCTTGCGAGTCGCCTCGCTGGGGTCGAATGCCCCGTCCGCACCGAGTTGGATCGAGAACAGGCGGAGCCCGTACAGGTCGTACAGCCGTCTGAGAGCGCGGACACGATCAGTCTCATCGGCTGCCGGGTAACCGCCGCTCGGCCAGTCGCTGACGAGTTCGACGCCGTCGAATCCACTCCGCGAAGCGAAATCGAGCACTTCCCATATCGGGTAGTTCTTTCCATACTTGCGGGTGCCGGATTGAAAACCGTTCAATCCGACGGCGGTCTTCCATCTCAACTCAGGGCGTGGGCTTTCACCTTTCAGTGTGAGGGTCGATGCCGCCAAGGAGGATGCGGCCAGTTTGAGTGCGGTTCTGCGGTTGACGGGCGGAAGCATGACCGTGTGTGTCTCCGATATCCGGCCGTGAAACGGCTCTGCCGGGCTTCTTCAGTTGAACGCCTTCCGGAGCATTTCGAGGCTCTTGGGGACGCCGGTGGCGGCATTCTCCTTGCCCTCGAATTCGAGTGAGATGTAACCGTGGTAGCCGACCTTTCGGAAGATGCTGGCCACCCGGGCGTAGTCGATATCGAGTGTGTACCATTCGCCGCCGCCGAAGTAGGTCTTGGCCTGAACGAGGACAGCGTGCGGGGCGATCATTTCCAGTTGCTCATAGGTCTTGTCCAGGAAGTTGCCGGTGTCGGGCAGGAGCTTGAGCCAAGGCGAGCGGACTGCGGTGTAGATCCGCATCAGCCCGGCGGCGGTCCGGCCGATACCCCAGTGGTTTTCCAGGGCCATGCACACGCCGCATTCTTCGGCCTTGGGAAGGCACGCCCCGATGGCGTCAATCACCCACTTGAAGGCTTCGTCCTCGGTATGACCGGGAAGGATCGGTTCGATTCCCTTGTTGGCCATCAGGTCGTCGAAGGACTTGATCGTTCCCCACCGCCCGGTGTTGAGCCGCATCGTAGGAATGCCCAGCCTGTAGGCAAGCTCGATGCAGTGCCGAGTATGCTCGATCTGCTGCTTGCGGACTGATGGATCGGGGGACACAAAACCCTGGTGAATCGAGAAACCCATCAGATCCAGTCCGTTGACGAACGCGCGATGCTTGAGGTCCTGCAAGTAAGTGTTCGATTCGCCGCTCATCTGACGATGGAGGATTTCAACGCCGTCGAAGCCCATTTCCGCGGCTCGTTCGATGCAGTCGGCCACTTCGACCTTCTGGTCGGTGAAGTGCCAGAACGAGTACGTCGAGACTCCAATCCGCAGGCGGCGGCTCGCAGCACGGCCCCCAGCGGCATCTTGCGCTGCTGCTGACGAGGTCCCGGTCCCCACAGAGAGCAGGCCGGCTGCCGACGCCGACAAAGTTCCCGCTGCTCGTCCGATGACTTCTCTACGCGTTAATTTCATGGCCACACTCTACCTCATTGCCTTCGATGCGCGAAGGCCATGGTCGACTAGCCGCGGCCAGCCTCTCAGGGTTTCCAGCCTTGGCGGTACGGCATATCCAGCAAATCGTTCAATTCCGGCGCGTTGGTGATCTTCATGTTCGTCGGATCCCACTCGATGCGCTTGCCGGTGCGGACCGGGATATTGCCGAGCAGCACCGCCTCAGTCATCAGGCCGGCTCGCCCGAAATGGCTCATGTAGTCAAGACCAAGGTCGCCGTTCTTACAGTTACGGATCCACTCCTCGTGATGTCCGGGTGAATCGGGCAGTGTTTTCGGCGGCGGCGTGTATCCCGCAAAGTCCTTCTCCGGGAGCAGGGAGGGCTGGTAGCGCCCGTTGATGCGCATGCGGCCCTTGTCGCCCACGAAGACCACGCCATTATCTCCCGGCGGTTGACCGTCGAGCACATCGCCGGTAGGTTTCTGGCCGCCGTCATACCAGAACACGGTGACTGGCCCACGGCCGTCACGGGCCGGGAACTGCCACTTGATTCGACTCCAGGCCGGGAAACTCTCCTTGTGACGTTCGGATGTCTCGGCCTCGACACTCGTCGGATCGCGCAGCCCCAGGCCCCAGAACATGGTGTTGCAGGAGTGGCAGGCGATATCACCCAGCGCGCCCGTTCCGAAGTCGAACCAGCCGCGCCAGACGGCAGGCAGGTAGGCGGGGTGATACGGCCGGGCTTGGGCGACACCCAGCCAGAGGTCCCAATGCAGCGTTTTGGGTACAGGTGGCGTGTCGGTGGGGCGGTCGAGCGCGTTTCGCCAATAGCTGCCTGGCCGGTCGGTCCAGACATGGACCTCGCGCACTTCGCCGATCGCCCTCGCGCGCAGCAGTTCCACCGTCCTGCGGGAGCCAGCGAGAGCGTTGCCCCCATTGCCCATCTGGGTCACGACCTTGTACTTGGCGGTCGCCTGGGCAACCCGCCGGGCCTCCGCCACCGTGTGCGTCAGCGGCTTCTCGCAGTAGACATGCTTGCCGAGTTGCATGGCCGCCAGCGTCATGATGGCGTGCATATGATCGGGCGTGCTGATGACGACGGCGTCGATCTGCTTGTGCATCCTGTCGAACATCTGCCGGTAATCAGCGAATTTCGGAACGTCCGGCATTGCCTTGAAGGCACCGCCCGCGTGAGCCTCGTCCACGTCGCACAGCGCCACGATGTTCTCGCCGCGCATGGCCGTGAAATTGTCCCATCCACGGCCGCCGACGCCGATCAGGGCGACGTTGAGCTTGTCGCCACTCGAACCGGCACAAGCCCTCCTGGCTCCGCCCACCGCCCACAGGCCGATTCCCAGCTGTCCGAGGAAGACCCGCCGCGTGCTCTTGTTTCTCATGATCCTTCTCCTCATATAGTGCCCATGAGTCTAACGCAGGGGGTGCTGAAAGGAAACGACCCGCTCTGGAGGCCGTGGGGGTGGATGAAAAAAGGAGAGACCTCCGGCGGTCCGGAGGCCTCTCTAGGGAATGCTGGAGGTGGTGTTCTGGTACCACCGCGACCATACCGGCGTGATGCCGGGCGGCGGTGTTGCAGGTGCTGTCGAACTACACCTTGAATCGGCCGACAAGGGCTTGCAGTTGGTCGGCCAGAGTGGCAAGCTCCTGGCCGGCGGTCTGGGTCTGGGCGGCGCCCTCGGCGGTCTGCCGGGCCGCGGTGTCCACGCCGGTCATGTTCTTGGAGATCTCTCGGCTCGCGGTGGCCGATTGATTCACACCTTCCGAGACCGTCGTTGACGCATTGGCCGTCTGGGCCACGTTCTGGGCGATCTCCTTGGTGGTGATGGACTGCTCTTCCACCGCAGAGGCGATCGTTCGGGACACTTCGTTCACCTTGTGAATGACCTGGGTGATCTCGCCGATAGACTGGACCGCCCCGCCGGTCGAACTCTGAATGGCTTCGATGCGCCTGCGGATGTCCTCGGTGGCCTCGGCGGTT
This region includes:
- a CDS encoding glycoside hydrolase family 127 protein, with the protein product MQVLETLPSSGLSDFYINNRAPLGVNPLVKLPAGQIRPDGWLRHQLDLMARGMVGRLPEISPWCNLVTSAWADPRGEGQNPWEEMPYWLKGLVSLGFAIARPDIVEQARRWVNAILAGQRPDGYFGPEVNRQHGDLWSNMCVLFALRTWHEATSDPRILPAMTRYFRWMASIPPERLYSYAKFGYTCREWWQSIRGGDNLDSIYWLYNRTGESWLLELARVNHERTSDWVNGIASWHGVNICQCFREPAQYYRQSNDPAHLQATNRNYQEVMDAYGQVPGGMFGADENCREGYTGPRQAAETCSMVEFMFSSEMLVRITGKTLWADRCEDVAYNSFPASTGPDFMSLHYLTAPNMVQCDRADKSPMVENNGDTCSYSPYEQHRCCQHNVAFGWPYFLEHLWMATPGNGLAAVFYAPSELAVKVGDGTEIGVRETTDYPFGEEVQFQFSMPKPVSFPLTVRIPGWCEGARIRINNQNVDLPLKSGQWAVLDRNWNDGDKVELKLPMEIAIRGWEQNHNTISVDRGPLTYSLRIGERWVRYGDAGKWSSWEVFPTTPWNYALIVDPAHPAQSVEVVPADMPLHPQPFTPDHAPITIKVKGRKVPTWKQEANGLVGVEPQSPVKTQEPIENLTLIPMGCARLRISAFPHCKA
- the gap gene encoding type I glyceraldehyde-3-phosphate dehydrogenase; the protein is MALRVGINGFGRIGRLVMRAALTDKDIEFVGINDVVPAENLAYLLKYDSTHGRAKVNISAQGENVVVAGKKIPCCSILDPAQLPWKDLKVDYVVESTGKFTDRAGATKHLTAGAKRVLISAPAKDKDISTLVMGVNEEKFDKAKDTIVSNASCTTNCLAPIVKVVLDNFGVAEGLMTTIHAMTATQPTVDGPSKKDLRGGRGAGQNAIPASTGAAKAVSLCIPEVKGKLTGMAFRIPTADVSAVDLTVRTEKATSLKDISAAMKAASEGRMKGILGYTEEPVVSSDFIGCSLSSIYDATACIELNSNFFKLISWYDNEMGYSCRVIDLLKLMAKKDGLL
- a CDS encoding sugar phosphate isomerase/epimerase, with the translated sequence MLPPVNRRTALKLAASSLAASTLTLKGESPRPELRWKTAVGLNGFQSGTRKYGKNYPIWEVLDFASRSGFDGVELVSDWPSGGYPAADETDRVRALRRLYDLYGLRLFSIQLGADGAFDPSEATRKAWLNEFRDRARLAKAIGCDCLGVWPGGGLRGQTLDQAIDLLARTFGEAGKIAGDLGLLVCFEIEPVFVFNTADHYLRILHGANHPALKGIYDPSHFDQMNGATGRPEELLQRVGVSSIGYVHFCDTDGTLRDGATSKHLACGDGKTDCAKGLSILKQGGFRGWIMVDEWEVPDPYDACRKCKRAIDRAWQDA
- a CDS encoding sugar phosphate isomerase/epimerase, with amino-acid sequence MKLTRREVIGRAAGTLSASAAGLLSVGTGTSSAAAQDAAGGRAASRRLRIGVSTYSFWHFTDQKVEVADCIERAAEMGFDGVEILHRQMSGESNTYLQDLKHRAFVNGLDLMGFSIHQGFVSPDPSVRKQQIEHTRHCIELAYRLGIPTMRLNTGRWGTIKSFDDLMANKGIEPILPGHTEDEAFKWVIDAIGACLPKAEECGVCMALENHWGIGRTAAGLMRIYTAVRSPWLKLLPDTGNFLDKTYEQLEMIAPHAVLVQAKTYFGGGEWYTLDIDYARVASIFRKVGYHGYISLEFEGKENAATGVPKSLEMLRKAFN
- a CDS encoding Gfo/Idh/MocA family oxidoreductase, translated to MRNKSTRRVFLGQLGIGLWAVGGARRACAGSSGDKLNVALIGVGGRGWDNFTAMRGENIVALCDVDEAHAGGAFKAMPDVPKFADYRQMFDRMHKQIDAVVISTPDHMHAIMTLAAMQLGKHVYCEKPLTHTVAEARRVAQATAKYKVVTQMGNGGNALAGSRRTVELLRARAIGEVREVHVWTDRPGSYWRNALDRPTDTPPVPKTLHWDLWLGVAQARPYHPAYLPAVWRGWFDFGTGALGDIACHSCNTMFWGLGLRDPTSVEAETSERHKESFPAWSRIKWQFPARDGRGPVTVFWYDGGQKPTGDVLDGQPPGDNGVVFVGDKGRMRINGRYQPSLLPEKDFAGYTPPPKTLPDSPGHHEEWIRNCKNGDLGLDYMSHFGRAGLMTEAVLLGNIPVRTGKRIEWDPTNMKITNAPELNDLLDMPYRQGWKP